In Penaeus chinensis breed Huanghai No. 1 chromosome 19, ASM1920278v2, whole genome shotgun sequence, a single genomic region encodes these proteins:
- the LOC125035136 gene encoding trypsin-1-like translates to MALIYLLMLFVVANAVPVRQSQGCNFHISLPANGSTSMTPPPCNTFGLRQCFYEADSPAGTTIQMQCYININSGSFFSFFPSGSTASNYIYWTSVEGNIQEVTESNAFLVVITDYCDAIFTCTLIVLDGASATTTDPPTTTSADPTSTPANETLSPVNATSPPITTPATPSNNTDCDCGIKNEERIVGGQEVSVNEWPWHAGLRRTSDQVVFCGAALIHSRWLVTAAHCLIYPPTDIVALLGYHDVTQAQASAFAITVAIASTIQHEAYDENTVDNDIGLVQLATAVTFNQGIRPICLPFSFVNEDFQNEAGVVTGWGTTSFLGQVSNLLLDVELPVLTTAECTGFYGDRITDNMICTYKPGFDACQGDSGGPLSWLSGENYYLIGIVSWGENCSAVNYPGVYAKVTKYTGWIQNNVPEAICSP, encoded by the coding sequence ATGGCTTTGATTTACCTTCTGATGCTGTTCGTGGTCGCCAACGCCGTCCCAGTGAGGCAGAGCCAAGGCTGCAATTTCCACATCAGTCTTCCCGCTAATGGATCAACCAGTATGACGCCTCCTCCTTGCAACACATTTGGGCTTAGACAATGTTTTTACGAGGCGGACTCACCTGCTGGCACCACCATCCAGATGCAGTGCTACATTAACATAAACTCcggctccttcttctctttcttccccagtgGATCCACTGCGTCCAATTACATCTACTGGACCTCAGTTGAGGGAAATATCCAGGAAGTCACGGAAAGCAACGCGTTCCTAGTTGTGATAACTGATTACTGTGACGCTATTTTCACCTGCACGCTGATTGTGCTCGATGGCGCCTCAGCGACCACGACAGATCCTCCTACAACAACCTCTGCTGATCCAACATCAACTCCTGCTAATGAAACACTAAGCCCTGTTAATGCAACATCACCCCCTATCACCACACCAGCAACACCCTCTAACAACACCGACTGTGACTGCGGAATCAAAAACGAAGAGCGCATAGTTGGCGGCCAGGAAGTGAGCGTGAACGAATGGCCGTGGCACGCGGGACTGAGAAGGACATCGGACCAGGTCGTCTTCTGTGGGGCAGCACTTATACACTCTAGATGGTTAGTGACAGCCGCTCACTGCTTGATATATCCGCCGACGGACATAGTTGCGCTACTGGGCTACCATGACGTGACGCAAGCACAGGCAAGTGCATTTGCTATCACTGTAGCCATCGCTTCTACAATTCAGCATGAAGCGTACGACGAAAATACAGTAGACAACGATATAGGTCTTGTTCAGCTTGCTACCGCCGTTACCTTCAACCAGGGCATCCGACCGATTTGTCTGCCGTTTTCATTCGTCAACGAAGATTTCCAGAATGAAGCCGGCGTCGTGACAGGCTGGGGCACAACCTCGTTCCTAGGACAAGTAAGCAACTTGCTGCTGGATGTAGAACTACCGGTTCTTACGACGGCTGAGTGCACAGGATTCTACGGAGACCGAATCACGGACAAcatgatatgtacatacaagcCAGGGTTCGACGCCTGCCAGGGAGACTCCGGGGGTCCTCTCTCGTGGCTCTCTGGGGAGAACTATTACCTGATCGGCATCGTATCCTGGGGAGAAAACTGCTCGGCGGTCAACTATCCAGGAGTCTATGCCAAAGTCACCAAGTACACCGGTTGGATACAGAACAATGTACCCGAGGCAATTTGCTcgccgtaa